One Tachypleus tridentatus isolate NWPU-2018 chromosome 3, ASM421037v1, whole genome shotgun sequence DNA window includes the following coding sequences:
- the LOC143246903 gene encoding repulsive guidance molecule B-like yields the protein MKWLENKNCTHIIAKGRPEYGRKQPPKPKQFVPTECTFRGSQSQPVKFSHCGLFGDPHLRTFYDEFQTCRTLGAWPLIDNPYLAVQVTNEQVFKGSQATGTTKVTVLLRDHRPCTSEKTFEAQTDSLPGAFVDGTRGTRTGDTVFIVEKEPARHVEIHARHILTHIIIRQVGQYLTFAIKIPEEIAKLGERSEALQLCLKGCPRRERINYGQLNSEAMPVQEAVSVCKNWNVTDFYFDACVFDLLTTGDRSFSRAAGEARRDVYYLSPSSAAGENRTYLLPETIGDSNSGTPENSAPGRPLVLFTLIICLLKTFCENSCK from the exons ATGAAATGGTTAGAGAACAAAAACTGTACTCACATCATTGCCAAAGGAAGACCAGAGTACGGTCGAAAACAACCTCCAAAACCGAAGCAGTTTGTGCCTACAGAGTGTACATTCCGAGGAAGCCAGTCTCAACCAGTGAAGTTCAGTCACTGTGGACTGTTTGGAGATCCACATCTTCGAACGTTTTATGATGAGTTTCAAACATGCAGAACTTTAGGAGCTTGGCCCTTGATCGACAATCCATATTTGGCAGTTCAAGTCACTAATGAACAGGTTTTCAAGGGGTCACAAGCAACAGGAACTACAAAG GTGACCGTGTTACTACGAGATCACAGACCTTGTACTTCGGAAAAAACGTTCGAGGCTCAGACTGACAGTTTGCCTGGTGCGTTCGTCGACGGTACGCGGGGAACCAGGACGGGTGATACAGTTTTCATAGTAGAGAAAGAACCAGCCCGTCACGTTGAGATACACGCTCGCCACATCCTCAcccacatcatcatcagacaggTCGGACAATACCTGACTTTTGCTATAAAAATACCTGAAGAAATAGCAAAACTAGGCGAGCGAAGTGAAGCCCTACAGTTGTGCTTAAAGGGTTGCCCCCGACGTGAACGTATAAACTATGGCCAACTGAATAGCGAAGCTATGCCCGTGCAGGAAGCGGTAAGCGTGTGCAAAAACTGGAATGTTACAGACTTTTATTTTGATGCCTGCGTTTTCGATTTATTAACTACAGGGGACCGAAGTTTTAGTCGAGCGGCTGGGGAAGCGAGGAGGGACGTTTACTATTTGAGTCCCTCCTCTGCTGCAGGCGAAAATCGAACGTACTTGTTACCAGAAACTATAGGTGACTCTAACAGCGGGACGCCAGAGAACAGCGCCCCCGGGCGGCCATTAGTTCTATTCACtctaataatatgtttattgaagacattttgtgaaaattcgTGTAAGTGA